The genome window AATTATGGAATCTTGGAAATCAATTTCAATCCAGTATTGTACATTCATGATTTTCCTTATGAAGGAAAGAATCGCAAAGTGGGTGCTAAAGTTTTGGATCTACTGGGTTTTTGAAGTTGTTAATATTTTATTTCGATAATGGAAGCCAATTAGAAAAAAGTTGACCTTCCTGGCCGTAAATAGGAATATATGGAAAGTCTATTTTACTTAAAGGAATCGAGCTGAATGAAAAGATTTATTCTTATCGTCAATATTTTATTCATAGTGTTTTTAACCTTGAATTGTTCTGCAAGAAATTACTATTATAGTGATAAAATTACCAATATTCCCATCAGAAGCAAACCTCCAGAAAAATTAAGTCATGATGATCCAAATTTTCCAAAGGAAGAATATGCTTTGTTAACTTCAACCAACAACGTATTTATTCGAGAACTTGATGATGAATTAGTCGGAGGTTTGGGAAATTTATTTGAATATATAGTAATTCTTCCTGGGAAGCATACTGTTTCTGTAAGTTTAAACTCAATGAATGCAAAATCGTATAACGATCTGGAAGTTGAGTTTACTGTTAAAAAAAATCAGACTGTAGTTATTTGTGCATCAATTTTTGACAAAAAATGGAAACCGAGAGCCCATATCTTGGATGGCTTTTTGCCAAAGCTATTAGAGACAAAAGATTATCCTTATCCTTGTAGATAATATAAAAATAAACTAATTTAAGCTTGAAATTTATTTTTTAGATAATGGATAATGTCGTTACTTTCATACATTTTGGTTTCGCCGTCTACCATAAATGGAACCTGATTGATTCCACCCAATTGCACGACTTCTTCTCTACCTTTCGTTCCTCTGTATGCTTCGATTAGTTCATAATCTTTACCTGATTCTAGTCCAAGAGAATCCAGGGTTCTTATAACCCTGGCACAATACGGACAAGTTGGAAATTGATAAATTTTTATCATAATTTAGCTGTATCTTAAGATTTGATTTTGGATTCAAGATCTCCGGACTGGCTCATTTGAACAACGATATCATGTCCACCAACTAACTCTCCATTGATGTAAAGCTGTGGAATAGTAGGCCAGTTGCCATACTCTTTGATTCCTTCTCTGATCGCTGGATCTGAAAGTACATTGAAACTTCCGTAGTCAGTAGAAATCGAATTCAAGGTCGACACTACGCCCGCAGAAAATCCGCACATGGGTTGAGCCGGTGTTCCTTTCATGAAAAGAAAAACCTTTTTGCTTGCGATCATATCTTCTATTCTTTGTTTTGTTGCTGCGTCCAAAATTATTTACTCCTTGTTTCTAAACCTAATGCATGAACTTCTTGCTTGAGTTCTTCTCGCAATGTATCGTAGACCATCCGATGCTGTTCTAATATTCCTTTTCCTTCAAAACCTGGATAGACTACGATTGCTTTGATATGGACACCGTCGTTGTACGGGTCTCGGATTTCGACCTGGCTTCCTGGTAGTCCAGATTCAATTTTTTTTCTGATTTCCTCTACAGTCATACTAACTATTAGACAAAACTAGCTTATTAGCTAAATAAGAATTTTGTTTAATTATATATTCTATGTATTCTTTTGGAACTTCTGGCAATAGAGATTTCAGTACAGAATTTTTACGAAGTAGAGATTCCGTCCATTTTAAAAGCTTTGGAGTGAGAATGAACTTCTCGTCGGAATGCAATTCTATAAATCGAAATCTTTGAAGTAGTGGAGCAACAGAGCTGTCTGCGAGCGAGAACTGATTGCCATTGAAAAATAAATCATTGTCAGCAATATCTGGCAAAATTTCTTCGAGACGATTGAGTTTGGATAGAATTGATTCTTTGGTTTTATTATATACGGATTCTTCTTTGGTTACTGCCAGCATATATTGATCAACGAGGATTCCACTTGAGAATTCGATCCATGCTCGATTCTTAGCCTTAAGAAGAGGATCTTGAGGATGAAGTGCAGGCTTATAGATCTCATCTAAATACTCATTGATTACTGCAGATTCAAATAAAACTTCTCCATTCGTTTGTAGCACGGGAACTTTACCGAGGGGTGAAATTTTGAGAAACCAATCTGGCTTATTGCTTAAGTCAATATATTCAATATCAAAATCTACATTCTTCTCTTTGAGCGTGATCACACTTCGTTGGACATAAGGGCATAGTTTGAAGCTTATTAATTTTGGTTTACTCATAGTAATTCCAACATATAAAAAAATAGATTGATGTCAAACTAATTAAAATCTACTTCAAAATTTGGATTTCTAGAGCATGCAATCCAGAACTGAATTCATTTGAGAGTAGAGCATTGATCCTTCTGTGGGATTCAAGAAGTGTCAAGTCTTCGAAAGCTTGAGATTTTACTGCAATTCGAATATGTGTCTCGTCAGAAGAATCTTGGCCTGCATGACCTCGGTGCTCGTCAGTGAAATCAGTCACTTTGAGTTCTAAAGGATTCAATTCTTGTGTTAATTTCTGCTCTATGCGAGAGACTCTAGTATCCATCAATTTCTAATCCCATAACCACGAATCATTAGTATTACATTTAAAATAAAAAATACAACGCAAAATACTAAAATGATTCCGAAGGCAATCCAGATATTGATATCTGTTATTCCAAGAAATCCATATCGAAATGCATTTACCATATAAAGGATCGGGTTTGCCGCAGACATTGTTTTCCAAAATGGCGGTAACATATCAATCGAATAGAAGACTCCGCCCATATAGGTGAGAGGAGTTAGAATAAAAGTTGGAACCATTGATATATCGTCAAAACTTTTGGCAAATAGAGCATTGGTAAAACCACAAAGTGAAAATAAGAAACTTGTAAGTAATACTACGAGAATGATTATCATTATATTGTAAATTGGCAATGTAGTAAATAGCAAGGACACAATTGTTACTAAGGTTCCAATGATTAAACCACGAAGAACACCACCTAATGTGAATCCAAAAACTATGATTGCTGGATGAACTGGGGAGATGATCAATTCTTCAATGTATTTTTGAAATTTTGCCGAATAAAAGGACGAAACCACATTGTTGTATGAATTGGTGATTACGCTCATCATCACAAGACCTGGCACTATGAATTGTATATAATCGAATCCACCCATCTCACCTACTCGAGATCCAACCAATCTCCCGAAGATGATAAAATACAATGACATTGTGATAACAGGTGGGATTAATGTCTGAATCCAAATTCGTGTCATACGAACATATTCTTTGTTGATGATAGTTTGGAGTGCAATCCAATTGGTTTGAAAATTCATTACAGTGATTTCTCCACAAGATTTAAAAATAATTCTTCTAGGCGATTGGATTTGTTTCTCATGCTCAAAACTTCAATATTTGATTGGTCCAGAACTCTAAACAAGGAATTGAGACTTGTATTTCTTGAAAATGATACATCCAAAGTCTGGTCATCAATCATATGAATTTTCATTCCGGGACATTCTATCTCAGAACTCACGGGAGCTCTAAGATCCAAAATGATATTTTCTGAATCCAATGACTCAAGAAGTTTTTTCATAGAGGAATTTTGAACAATTTTTCCTCTATCAATGATCGCTATATTTTTGCAAAGATTCTCTGCTTCTTCCAGATAGTGGGTTGTTAATATGATTGTTGTTCCTTTTCGGTTTAGATCAATTAGGAAGTCCCACATAGACCGCCTGAGTTCTATATCCACACCCGCTGTTGGTTCATCTAAGATCAGAAGTTTTGGCTCATGGACTAGGGCTCTTGCTATCATTAGCCTTCTCTTCATTCCACCCGAAAGCTTGCCTGCTTGCAGATGTTTCTTGTCACTAAGCCCAAGTACATTCAAATAGTGATCTGCTTTCTCACTTGCAATCTTTCTTGGAATTCCATAATAACCTGCTTGATTCAAGATAATTTGTTTGATATTTTCGAATATTCCAAAGTTGAATTCTTGCGGAACGATTCCAATCAAAGATTTTGCTTTTTCTGATTCAGAATTGATATCAACTCCGAACACTTTGACCGTGCCGGACGTTTTGTTTACAAGAGAGGAAATGATTCCAATTGTTGTTGATTTACCTGCACCATTGGGACCAAGTAGTGCAAAGAAATCTCCTTGAGAGACATTCAGATCAATTCCTTTTAGTGCCTGCATCCCGTTGGAATATGTTTTGGTGAGAGAATTTATTTCTAAAGCAAGTGTTGTGTTGTCGTTCATGTTATGTAATTTATTCTATTCTGATTTGATTTGATTTGATTATAAGTTAGAGTATTCTATTCTATTAAGGTTTATTAATTCTTATCAATATTATTGGTATTTAATGTCGGATAGTTCCGTTTTTTCAAACGTGATTTGGTAAAAGGTACAAGCGAACTGGATTTTTTGGCTTTTCTACGAAAATCTTTTTGCAATTCTTCAGGCAATTGAAGAATATCTCTGCAATCTGTACTGCAGCATCCATTGAGTTCTGAATTGCAAGAATCGCAAATTAGCATTAGAACATGGCATCCAAGATTTTTGCAATTTGTATGAGTGTCACAAGACGCGTTGCAAATATGGCAATGTCCTAGAACTTCATCTGTTATTTTCTCACCCAATCTCTCATCGAAAACAAAATTCTTACCATGGAACTTAGAAGTTAAATTCTTCTGCTTGATTTCTTGTGCATAAGATATAATTCCACCGCGCAATTGAAAGACATTATTGTATCCATGATGCTTGATAAAAGCAGATGCTTTCTCACAGCGAATTCCACCTGTGCAATACAGAAGAATTTGTTTATCTTTGTGATTTTCAAGAATTTCTAAAACTTCTGGTAATTCATCTCGAAATGTTTCTGCATCAGGCAAAATTGCCTTCTCAAAATGTCCCACTTCCGATTCATAACGATTGCGCATATCAATACATATCGTATTCGAATCTTCTAATTTACGATTGAACTCTTCTGCATTCAGATGGGTTCCAACATTTGTAACATCGAAACTATCATCTTCAAGTCCATCGGCAACAATTTTGTTTCGCACCTTGACAATCAATTTCAAGAAAGCCTCTTTTTTACTTTCTACTGCAATGTTTAGATACATATTCTCGAAATAAGAAATTGATTCCAAAATAGCTTTGAAGTTCTCCATTTGAAAATCAGGAATACTGATCTGAGCATTGATTCCTTCACGAGCAAGATAGATTCGACCAAGAACATTGATTTTGGATAATTCCGCAAACATCGAATCTCGGAGTGTTTGCGGATCCAAAATATTTGCATAACGATAGAACGACAAATTGATTCGTTCAAAATTTTCTTTCTCTATTCTATCTCGAAGAGTTTTTGTATCGTATATATTAACTTTTCTTGCCATTTTATAAATCCTCAAGCATTAGAAATTTGAACTATTCTAAGCAAGTAAATCCCGCGCTTTACGAAATGCATTTCTTGCAATTTCTGGAAGGGCAGGATGAATATAGATCATATTCAGATAATCTTCTATAGTCGAGCCCATTGTCATTCCAAAAATCATAAGATGTATTAGATTGGACGCTTCATCTCCAATGATATGGGTTCCGAGTAACTTTCTGGTTTTACGATCTACCAATATTTTTACAAAACCAACTTCTGGAAGTCTTGCCATACCAGTAGCAGATCCAGAATAATTGTGAATTACCGAGAGATAATCGAATCCACCGTTTCGACATTCTTCTTCTGTTAAGCCCACATTTGCAATTTCTGGATAAGTAAATATAGCACTGGGCATAGGAGGATAGTGAATCGGTTGCTGTTTTTCTTTTTTATACAAATTGTCAAAAAGATATTCACCTTCAAAATTCACCGAATGTCGGAAGAAATATCTCCCGATTACATCTCCCAATGCAAAGATATTTTTCTGAGTGGTTTCAAGATAAGAATTGGTTTCAATATAACCAGAACGATCTAATGTGATTTTTGTATTCTCAAGTCCGAGATCATCTGTATTGGGTCTAATCCCAGTTGCAATCAATAGTGCATCAGCTTCAAGGATTGTATCATTATCATCTGTTAGTTGAATCTTGAAGATTCCATCTTTATATTCAACTTCTTGAATATTAGTGTTCTCATAAAAATTTACTGTATTCGATGCATGTTTACAAAAAGCTTCTCGAATATCATGATCTACTTCGCCAAGAACTCTAGATCTCGCTATAAAATCTACTTTGCTTCCAAATGCTGCATATGCCATACCCAATTCCAAGGCAATAAAACCAGCACCAAGTACAACAAGCCTTTTGGGAATTGTCTCAGATCGCAATGCTTCACGACTAGTCCAATAGGGAGTTTTATCTAGACCTTTGATATGGGGAATCATCGGTCTGCAACCAACCGCAAGAAAAATACGATCACCCGTAATAATCTCACCTCCTACTGAAATTTCTTTTTCTCCTATAAATTTAGCTCTATGCGGATAGAAATCTATATTGGGATGCTTATCATAAACAGGAGGAATACTTGCTGATTCAGAATCTACTGTATTGGAAATTCTTTGAATCATTGATTGAAAATCAATATTCCATTTATCTGATTTTTGTATATTCAATCTTGATAAATCTTTGGTTAGATGGATGATATCGGCTGGATAAATTAACATTTTGGACGGAATGCAACCTCGGTTTAAACAAGTGCCACCTGGTGATTCCATCTCAGCAATAGCAACTTTTCGTCCTAGATCGGCAACGGGTCGAACCAATTTTGTTCCGCCACCCGAACCAATCACAATTGTATCATAATGTTTCATTGAATAAAAGGATTTCTGTTGCCTTGTATTTTTTCAATGAACAAATTGCGAGATCTTTCCCAATCATCTGGTGGATCCATCAAATTCCATTCAATTAATAATTTCTTGTAGTTTGATTGAATTTTTACTCCGTACTGCTTTTCCATATAAAAGTAAGTTCTTGCTATATCTCCTCGAATCTCTTCTCTCGGTTCGGCAATTTTTTTACGGAAATCTACTTCAAAATCACAAGATCCGTACTTACGAATTTCACCAGGTATGATTCCAAAATCAAAATTACCTCGATCATTATTGATTTCTCCGGGAACCGGACGAAGATTGTGCATATCTCCTTCCATTTGATTGAAGGCAGGATCGGTTTTAACACAGCATTTTCTTCCACGAAGGTTTCTTCCATTCACTTGACAATTGGTTTTGGTCCAACAAGCGAGTTGTGAGCCAAAATGTCCAGCAGCAACAATATGTTCCCATTCAATTCTACGCGAACGATTGGGATCTTTTCTTGTTGCTATTCTGCAATCATCAGTCACAGACAAAATGCTATAACCATCTTTAAATATTCGCTGCATTCCGCATCCGCAGTAAAAATCTATGGGATGATTTTTATAAATTTTTCTCAGTTCAATTTTTGCCGCACGAAAATTGAATTTGTTTTTCGAAGGAATTTGCTCAGCAAAAATAGACTCTGCTGGAATTGTAATGTTCCTATCTGATTCAATCGGTTTCGAATCACTATGATCTGTATCAAGAAAAGAGGCAGAGGAAACTTGGTTAGAATTTTTCTTAGGTGAAACATTTCTTGTCGGAAGACAAGATACTAAATACAAAATCGATACCAATGTCAGAAATCCCAAAAGAGTCGATATCCAATCCTCCGATTTCGTTCTCGATTGAGAATCGGCTGTATTCAACTCGACTAAATAATTATTTATCATTCGATTTGGTATTAAATTATTGGAAACGATTGAATTGTACCTCCAGTAGAAAAAAGAAAATCCAAAATATTATTTGTAAATTTAAAAAATCTTTCTATATACGAATTATTAAATGTCATTGAGGGCTAAACTGCTAAGATTTAGTTCTTATCTCAATTCTTTAGACGAATACTGGAGTAACCATAAGTCCAAGAATGCATAGGAAACCAAAAAACCACGTTATTGATCGGATTCTAGGTAAGTCCATAATATAGAATATAGAATAGAACAATCTGGATATAAGAAAGGCAATTGCAAGTAGATTGAAAACATCGATTGGAGTCTTGCCCAACATAGAAATGATCACGGAAATTCCGAACGCTGGAAATATTTCCATGGAATTCAGATGGTTATTTAGAGCTCTTTTGCCCCAGCCAGTCAATCTAGATTGTTGAGATCTGGGATCGGAATTATCATAGAATTTGTCCAAATTTCTCATTGCGATTGCAACAGGAATTTTGGTAGCATAAGTAAAACAAAAAGCGATAGCAATAAAAATAAATGCTGTAGTCATAGTAGAATCATTTATAAAAGTTCTCTATCAGTCAAGTGTTAGATTACCAATTGTCTCTAAGTTTTCGCAATTGTAAGAAAATTTCTTTTTCGGACAATATCAGTTCTGAATCATTCAAAGAAGATCTCATCCTTTTATTGCTCAGCTGAAAGAAAAGATTCAATTGCTTTTCTAGACCTAGATTCGATAAAAGAAATCTATTTTGTTTCTTGAGATTGACTACTTCATCCAAAATATCTAAAGCCAATTGGTTTGCAGGATCTATGGACAAGGTAAATCGTAAATTGTTTTCGAAATAGTCATGTCCAGGATACAATATGACATCATCTGGTAGTGGATTGTAATAATTTCGAACTGTATTGTACAAAGTCTCTGGATCGCCTCCTCTTGAACAATTTCCGACACTTGCATTAAATAGGCTATCTCCCGTTAGAGTGAATAGGATTTTATCATTCACGATTCCGAGAATTGTTATATGACTAAATGTATGACCCGGTGTATCCAAAATCTTAAGGTAACCATGACCAAAGAAAATCACTTCATTCGCATTTAAGCTACGAATTGAGTTTGGAATTTTAGATCTTGCAAATGGATGAGTCCATATTCCTTCCTTAGTATATTCAAATAATCCTTTATTGCCACAGATGTGGTCATTGTGTTCATGTGTATTGATAATTGCATGAAGACTAAGATTATTCGATTCGAGGTAACCCAGAATCTGTTCTGGGAAATGGGGATCGATGCAAATCGCGAGCTTGCTTTTTGCATCAATGATTAAATATGTAAAGTTACGAAGGGAAGAATTGGTATATAACTGGACAACATCCATTCATTCTTAGGTTAGGAATTTTGGTTTGTATCCTGATTCCATCAATTTTTTGGTTAGGATTAGAGATTCCTTTTCCAATTTGGAAATTTTCTTTTTCATGAGATTGATTTCAGATTGCAAAGATTGGTTTTGTTTAACCAAATCTTTCACGTCTATTGTAGAACTACTTTTAATTGTTTTGGTTTTTTTAGCTTTTGCGATTTGTTTATTAACTTTTTTCTTAACTGGTTTTTTCATGATAAAATGTCCATTAGAAACTTTCATTCCATGATTGAAACATTGTAAAGTCTTTTTCTATTTGAAAACGAGAAGCGGATAGATAGTCTAGAACCATCCGAAAACTCACATCCAGAGACGCGTTCAAAACTTGGCTTGCGATGGAACGAATCACACCTGCATGAGAAACTATTAAAACTCGATCTAGATTCTCCGAATGGATAGCATGAATGGTTTTTGCGATGCGATCTTGAAAGTCAGGTATGGCTTCTCCTTCGGGTGCGGGTTCATTGGGAAAGTTATTTAGAAAGGAAGAATACAATTCTTTATCATCTTCATCGACTGCAAGGTCAGAATGTGATTTAGACTCCCATCTTCCAAAGGAAATTTCTCTCAGCTCTTGTTTGAATATGAGCGGAATCGTTGGATCTAAATGAGATTTAATTGCTTCAGCCATTTCTGAACATCGAAGCAAATCCGATGATACAATAAGTTCTGGATCAAAAAGTTTTACTTTCTCGATGAAGCTATCCGATGGGGAAAAGGCTATCGATCTCGGATCCATCTGTCCGAGGAAGCGTCCATTCCAAATCTCGGGAAGTGGAGGGTGACGAAGACATAGAAGGTTCAAAATGGACTGCCATTGGATTTAAAATATATATCAATAAAAAATGCAAAATATACAAGAATCTCCATAACCTGATTTACAGCTCCGAGAGTATCTCCCGTATAACCTCGAATTTGCGATTTTAGATAAAAATGTGCGCAAAATAGCAAGAGTATAAAAAAACTAAACAGCAGAAACCAAATAACAGGAGAATATCCAAGAAACATGGAAACGATTATCCAACCAATCGCAGAGGAAAATAATGCCTTCGGAAGACTGACATCAAGAGCCATAGGTTTGTCCAGATTTCTATTGCCGACGTAAGGAAGAGTATAGTTGAGTGGAATTATAACAGTTCTTGCTAGCACATGAGCAACCAAGATTGCAATCCAACCATTCGATCTATCGAGAGATGACAAAAGTAGGAATTTGAAACCCATAAGAAAAATCAATCCCATAGTTCCATATGTTCCAAGTCTTGAGTCCTTCATTATCTCAAGCTTTCGCTCTACATTAAAACTCCCACCAAGTCCATCACAAGTATCAGCAAAACCATCTTCATGAAAAGAACCTGTGATGAGGATTCCTGCACCTAATGCAAACCAGACAACTAGCAGATTTCCAAAAAATGTAAAGCTAAAATAGTAAAGAGAGGCAAGGATTCCACCTACAATCAAGCCAACAAGAGGAGAGTAGTGGTGGCAAGTCCTTAGCAGATTGGGATGGTAGCGATGGGGAAGTGCCGGAATTCTAGTAAGAAACATCAAGCAGGCAGCAAACCTTCCGTATTCTCTGGCAAAAAAGTTTTTAGGCAACCAGTTATCATCTTCTAAATTATCAATATTTTTTGAATTCATATTTTCATCTAGGATAGTAGAATACTATAGCAGCTCCGACAAGACCAACGTATCAATAGAGAATTCTTGTACGGATGGAATGTGGATGTTCCTTGATTCGGTTTTTTAGTTCATCACCCAAATTCTTATCAATCTCCATGGATAGATAACCAATCTGCATAGATGTAGATAGATTTTGAGTCAAAATATTTCCACCCATATCACTTACTATACTATTGATATCACGTAAGAAACCTGGTTGGTTCTTATGAATATTTAGAATTCTGTGAAACCCTGGTTTGATTGTGCCAAGTTCAATATTGGGAAAATTTACCGATAGAGAAGTGGATCCGTTGTTGATGAATTTTAATAATTTTTCTGCGACTTCTGTTCCAATATTTTTCTGAGCCTCTTCCGTGCTTCCACCAATATGAGAAGTGAGAACAACATTTTCTAAATTGTGCAATGGAGATTTATAAGATTCACCATTTGCTTTAGGCTCTTCTGGAAAAACATCAACGGCAGCCCCAGCCAAATGACCAGACTTGAGTGCTTCAGTAAGATCATCAATTTGTAGAACTCGACCCCGAGATGCGTTGATCACGTAAGATCCTTTCTTCATTAGTTGAATATGTTTTTTCTGAAATAGATTCATAGTCTCTTCTGTTTCTGGAACATGAAAAGAAAGAAAATCTACATTCTTAAGTACGTCTTCGTAGGTAGGAAGTGATACTGCATTTCCAAGAGGAAGCTTGGTTTGGATATCATAAAAAATAACTTTCATACCCATTGACTCAGCAAGGACAGAAACTTGTGATCCGATATGGCCATAGCCAATGATACCTAGAGTTTTGCCTCGGATCTCAAAACATCCGTCGGATACTTTTGTCCATTTGCCTTCGTGATTGTTGCGAATCTGATCGGACAGTCTACGTGCGAGCATGATGATTTCGCCAATGACAAGTTCTGCGACGCTACGAGTATTGGAATAGGGCGCATTGAATACGGGAATTGCGCGACCTTCTGCTGCTTGCGTATCCACTTGGTTGGTTCCAATGCAAAAGCATCCAATAGAAAGAAGACGTTTCGCTTTTGCAATAACTGGTGCTGTAACATTTGTTTTGGATCGAATTCCAAGGATATGAATATCGGGAATTCTTTCGAGCAATTCCTGCTCAGTCAGGGCAGCTTTTTCTAAGCGGACATTGAATCCATCCGATTCGAAGAGTTGAAATGCGTCTCTGTGAATGTTCTCGAGTAGGAGAACATTGATTTTTTTCTTGGGATAAGAAACTTCCATAATTATTTTCCATAATCCAATGATCAAATGGAATGGAAATTGAAATTTTCTTTGCACTCGGAAAAGATTCTAAAACACTGGAAGTCAGAGGTATTTTACTTTGAAAAAAATTCTTATCATCTTCCTGACCATTAGTTTTCTTATTCTAATCAATTGCGGTAAATCTAAGTCAATGGAAATCATTCCTGAGCCGGTCGTGGATCAAGTGTCCATCATCTCCGATGAAATATGCTTAGATTCCATACTCTGGGTATTCCCCGCCAATCCATGCATTAGCGTCAAAGGAGAAAAGGACAATACAACACTCAAGACAAGATACTATTTAGTTTACAATTTGAGTAGCTTTGATGTAGAATTTCCTGTTGGAATCTCGATGCAATTGGGAACAAGTTACAATAATTTATTGAAAGTGAGTACAGAATACGGAGCGACTCTGCAATTGATATCCGAAATCCCAGAATCTTTGATTTCCACTATTCTTAATTCTGACAAAATCCTCTTAAGCTATACGAATCGAAAA of Leptospira sp. GIMC2001 contains these proteins:
- a CDS encoding histidine phosphatase family protein; this translates as MNLLCLRHPPLPEIWNGRFLGQMDPRSIAFSPSDSFIEKVKLFDPELIVSSDLLRCSEMAEAIKSHLDPTIPLIFKQELREISFGRWESKSHSDLAVDEDDKELYSSFLNNFPNEPAPEGEAIPDFQDRIAKTIHAIHSENLDRVLIVSHAGVIRSIASQVLNASLDVSFRMVLDYLSASRFQIEKDFTMFQSWNESF
- the cobS gene encoding adenosylcobinamide-GDP ribazoletransferase gives rise to the protein MNSKNIDNLEDDNWLPKNFFAREYGRFAACLMFLTRIPALPHRYHPNLLRTCHHYSPLVGLIVGGILASLYYFSFTFFGNLLVVWFALGAGILITGSFHEDGFADTCDGLGGSFNVERKLEIMKDSRLGTYGTMGLIFLMGFKFLLLSSLDRSNGWIAILVAHVLARTVIIPLNYTLPYVGNRNLDKPMALDVSLPKALFSSAIGWIIVSMFLGYSPVIWFLLFSFFILLLFCAHFYLKSQIRGYTGDTLGAVNQVMEILVYFAFFIDIYFKSNGSPF
- the serA gene encoding phosphoglycerate dehydrogenase, which produces MEVSYPKKKINVLLLENIHRDAFQLFESDGFNVRLEKAALTEQELLERIPDIHILGIRSKTNVTAPVIAKAKRLLSIGCFCIGTNQVDTQAAEGRAIPVFNAPYSNTRSVAELVIGEIIMLARRLSDQIRNNHEGKWTKVSDGCFEIRGKTLGIIGYGHIGSQVSVLAESMGMKVIFYDIQTKLPLGNAVSLPTYEDVLKNVDFLSFHVPETEETMNLFQKKHIQLMKKGSYVINASRGRVLQIDDLTEALKSGHLAGAAVDVFPEEPKANGESYKSPLHNLENVVLTSHIGGSTEEAQKNIGTEVAEKLLKFINNGSTSLSVNFPNIELGTIKPGFHRILNIHKNQPGFLRDINSIVSDMGGNILTQNLSTSMQIGYLSMEIDKNLGDELKNRIKEHPHSIRTRILY